One genomic region from Rhizomicrobium palustre encodes:
- a CDS encoding acyl-[acyl-carrier-protein] thioesterase, with protein MDSAIWVQHYDVNTMVLDHHKRLSLVGLLNMLQDTAWIHAKHRGWGFEDLIAKGTIWVLARQKLVMQAWPMWEDRITLHTWGRAGGSVMALREFEIFSGDKKIGESTTSWLVLDYETRKPQKLDRVSFNLMCREEGNLAIAAERLTPRSDLVLAAEFDVRHSDLDVNGHVNNTRYAAWLTDTMSSGDLAGFDITEYDVNFLAETSLGDRILIESEDGARGEDGCITRAYQGRKAGADKPAFVQRVVLRPR; from the coding sequence ATGGATAGCGCGATCTGGGTTCAGCACTACGACGTCAACACCATGGTGCTCGACCATCACAAGCGGCTGTCCTTGGTCGGCCTTCTCAACATGCTGCAGGACACAGCCTGGATTCACGCCAAACATCGCGGCTGGGGGTTTGAAGACCTCATCGCCAAGGGCACGATCTGGGTGCTGGCGCGTCAGAAGCTGGTGATGCAGGCATGGCCGATGTGGGAAGACCGCATCACCCTGCATACCTGGGGGCGGGCTGGCGGCAGTGTGATGGCGCTGCGCGAATTCGAGATCTTTTCCGGCGACAAGAAGATTGGGGAATCCACCACAAGCTGGCTGGTGCTGGACTACGAAACGCGCAAGCCGCAAAAGCTTGACCGGGTTTCGTTCAATCTGATGTGCCGCGAGGAAGGCAACCTTGCCATCGCTGCCGAACGCCTGACGCCGCGCAGCGATCTTGTGCTGGCAGCCGAGTTCGATGTCCGCCACAGCGATCTCGACGTCAACGGCCATGTCAACAACACGCGCTATGCCGCCTGGCTGACCGATACGATGTCGAGCGGTGATCTCGCCGGTTTCGATATCACAGAATACGACGTGAACTTCCTGGCCGAGACCAGCCTCGGCGATCGCATTCTCATCGAAAGCGAAGACGGCGCGCGCGGCGAAGACGGATGCATCACCCGCGCCTATCAGGGCCGCAAGGCGGGCGCCGACAAACCCGCCTTCGTGCAGCGCGTGGTCTTGCGGCCGCGCTGA
- a CDS encoding GMC oxidoreductase, giving the protein MGSFIDARTVPSGTVLETDLCIIGGGPSGICLALALAKTNLHVVLLESGGMEFDAKTQALYQGDTSGAPYLTLEASRLRFLGGSSNHWGGWCRPLDAIDFEKRDWLAHSGWPITKADVDRYFVKAHSLCEAGTLLYDRAADFTQDPILKLAEGGVRTRFFQFSKMRDSVFPTHFGERYAPDLKKVAKLSVYLNANVTRLGLDKSGAKIAEIDVATLTGKHFKVKPRAAVLATGAIESARLLLASNDVRPSGVGNSTDMVGRFFADHPTPRDTATLVVFDGKLSPYYGAIQTIKGAIVRGGFFPSEAYRRKHKVMASSATVESKAELDALGKAAVAETARALGVDASDAVAYSLGCGMEVTPDPDRRLTLEAARDALGLPKIKLTMKIADEDFEQYRATLAELGRQLLAARTGMIRLNLSSRSEWLANLDWGNHHMGTTRMSANPKTGVVDANLKVHDVANLYVAGSSVFPTYGAANPTINLLALVLRLADHLKGALA; this is encoded by the coding sequence TTGGGGTCCTTCATTGATGCCCGCACCGTTCCATCGGGCACCGTTCTAGAAACCGATCTTTGCATCATCGGCGGCGGACCGTCGGGGATTTGCCTCGCGCTCGCCTTGGCAAAGACCAATCTTCATGTCGTGCTTTTGGAAAGCGGCGGCATGGAATTCGACGCCAAGACGCAGGCGCTCTATCAGGGCGACACCTCCGGCGCACCCTATCTCACGCTGGAAGCCTCGCGCTTGCGCTTTCTCGGCGGCAGCTCGAATCATTGGGGTGGCTGGTGCCGCCCGCTCGATGCCATCGATTTCGAAAAGCGCGATTGGCTGGCTCACTCCGGCTGGCCCATCACCAAGGCCGATGTCGACCGTTATTTCGTCAAGGCCCATTCGCTCTGCGAGGCGGGCACGCTGCTCTACGATCGCGCAGCGGATTTCACCCAGGACCCGATCCTGAAACTTGCCGAAGGCGGGGTGCGGACGCGGTTTTTCCAATTCTCCAAAATGCGCGACAGCGTCTTCCCCACCCATTTCGGAGAGCGCTATGCCCCAGATCTGAAAAAGGTGGCGAAGCTTTCGGTGTATCTGAACGCCAATGTCACGCGGCTGGGGTTGGACAAGAGCGGCGCGAAGATTGCCGAGATCGATGTCGCGACGCTGACGGGCAAGCATTTCAAGGTGAAGCCGCGTGCGGCTGTGCTCGCCACCGGCGCTATCGAATCGGCGCGGCTCTTGCTCGCCTCCAACGATGTCCGTCCGTCGGGCGTGGGCAACAGCACCGATATGGTGGGGCGGTTCTTTGCCGATCACCCTACCCCGCGCGACACGGCAACTCTGGTGGTGTTCGACGGCAAGCTCTCGCCCTATTACGGCGCCATCCAGACCATCAAGGGCGCCATCGTCCGCGGTGGCTTCTTTCCGAGCGAAGCCTATCGGCGAAAGCACAAGGTGATGGCCTCCTCCGCCACGGTGGAGAGCAAGGCCGAGCTCGATGCGCTGGGCAAAGCGGCGGTCGCCGAAACGGCGCGGGCGCTCGGCGTGGATGCCTCCGACGCGGTGGCCTATTCGCTCGGCTGCGGCATGGAGGTGACGCCGGATCCCGATCGCCGCCTGACACTTGAAGCGGCGCGCGATGCGCTCGGCCTGCCCAAGATCAAGCTGACGATGAAAATTGCCGACGAAGATTTCGAACAGTATCGCGCGACGCTTGCCGAACTCGGGCGACAGCTTCTGGCGGCGCGTACCGGCATGATCCGCCTGAACCTTTCGAGCCGTTCGGAGTGGCTCGCCAATCTCGATTGGGGCAACCACCATATGGGCACGACGCGGATGAGCGCCAATCCCAAGACCGGCGTGGTGGATGCCAATCTGAAAGTGCATGACGTCGCCAATCTCTATGTCGCGGGAAGTTCTGTTTTCCCGACCTATGGCGCGGCGAACCCCACCATCAATTTGCTGGCGCTGGTGCTACGGCTGGCCGATCACCTGAAAGGCGCCCTGGCATGA
- a CDS encoding endonuclease domain-containing protein, giving the protein MFTRNKPLQRRKPLGPGKKSLARSGWRKKPNGTSTNRDSELEEDVAEDDTDARAHRALWALLRENGINGFIFREHERIGPYVVNFYCPAAKLAVDIRLAGDSDAARTAWLTTQGIRLTPLKAREVLADSKAALDRLAESFTLRVISREEP; this is encoded by the coding sequence TTGTTCACACGCAACAAACCTTTGCAGCGCCGAAAGCCCTTGGGGCCGGGCAAGAAGAGTCTGGCGCGGTCGGGCTGGCGCAAGAAGCCCAACGGCACCTCCACCAACCGCGACAGCGAGCTTGAGGAAGACGTTGCCGAAGACGATACCGACGCGCGGGCCCATCGCGCGCTCTGGGCCTTGCTACGCGAGAACGGTATCAACGGCTTCATCTTCCGCGAGCATGAGCGGATCGGGCCTTATGTCGTGAACTTCTATTGTCCCGCCGCCAAGCTGGCCGTCGATATCCGCCTCGCCGGAGACAGCGACGCAGCGCGCACTGCCTGGCTCACCACGCAAGGGATACGTCTTACTCCGCTCAAGGCGCGCGAGGTGCTGGCTGATTCGAAAGCCGCGCTCGATCGCCTCGCCGAGAGCTTTACCCTGCGGGTCATTTCGCGTGAAGAGCCCTGA
- a CDS encoding GIY-YIG nuclease family protein, with protein MKYVYILASQSAEEHFYVGLTGDLRARLAKHNAGEVPHTSKYRPWHIKTYIGFSDPGRAAAFEQYLKSGSGRAFAKMHL; from the coding sequence ATGAAATACGTTTACATCCTCGCTAGCCAGAGCGCAGAAGAGCATTTCTATGTCGGACTTACCGGCGATCTGCGTGCTCGCCTAGCGAAGCACAACGCAGGTGAAGTGCCGCACACCTCGAAATATCGTCCTTGGCACATCAAGACCTATATTGGCTTCAGCGATCCAGGCCGCGCCGCTGCTTTCGAGCAGTATTTGAAATCGGGATCTGGCAGAGCATTCGCCAAGATGCACCTCTAG
- a CDS encoding DUF1150 family protein, translating into MTEVEFEPLDTVEDDVERVAYIKPTGSAEAHRLGLIPPGIELPPDSKIFVLHAADGSVLGVTDNYDTAYGAAVQNQFTPVSLH; encoded by the coding sequence ATGACAGAGGTTGAATTCGAACCGCTCGACACTGTTGAAGATGATGTGGAGCGGGTTGCGTACATCAAACCGACCGGCAGCGCGGAAGCGCATCGGCTCGGCCTCATTCCCCCCGGCATCGAACTTCCGCCGGACAGTAAGATTTTCGTCTTGCATGCCGCCGATGGCAGCGTCCTCGGCGTCACCGACAATTACGATACGGCCTATGGCGCGGCGGTGCAGAACCAGTTCACACCGGTCTCGCTGCACTGA
- a CDS encoding aminodeoxychorismate synthase component I, producing the protein MTRPVLLLDDVTECSLRSFIAPKAVLRADRSEEVAPLLLALEAARAAGNYVAGYFSYELGYVLEPKLLARLPDGRRGPLAWFGVFDAPEVLSGEAASGALIAWQQGRAYAGPLTPEWDETAYRARFDRVKAYIAAGDIYQANLSFRSRFAFQGDPLALYAGLRQAAGARYGAYVEDGERHILSLSPELFFDLSADGVLTAKPMKGTAGRGADPAADARAQEALAQSPKDRAENLMIVDLLRNDLGRIAETGSVSVPSLFAVETYPTLHQMVSTITAKLKPEQGAAEVVKALFPCGSITGAPKIRAQEVLAELEESSRGVYCGAIGYFAPDGSARFNVAIRTMTISGGRGELGIGGGVVQDSRGEDEYAEALLKARYFTQGRKPLELIETLRWSKAEGFVRLERHFARMARSAAALGLSFDPSRAQDVLDEATYALALPEQDAVAHRLRLTLDEAGEIGCTTGRLGPAKEHWRCTISPTRLQSTDLLARHKTNWRAHYESAFSAQCPPFDEVIFLNEKGEVVEASRTNIFVERDGVLLTPPLSSGCLPGILREELLDTDRAREALLTPEDLEGGFYLGNSLRGLIRASL; encoded by the coding sequence ATGACAAGGCCTGTCCTGCTTCTTGATGACGTTACGGAATGCTCGCTGCGCAGCTTTATTGCGCCCAAAGCCGTACTCCGGGCGGATCGGTCGGAAGAGGTCGCGCCGCTGCTTTTGGCACTCGAAGCGGCGCGCGCGGCGGGAAATTATGTTGCGGGATATTTTTCCTATGAGCTGGGCTATGTGCTCGAGCCCAAGCTTTTGGCGCGCTTGCCCGACGGTCGCCGTGGCCCGCTCGCCTGGTTCGGGGTCTTTGATGCCCCGGAGGTCCTCTCTGGCGAGGCTGCCAGCGGGGCGCTGATCGCCTGGCAGCAGGGCCGGGCCTATGCGGGGCCACTGACGCCCGAATGGGATGAAACCGCCTACCGGGCCCGCTTTGACCGTGTGAAGGCCTATATCGCGGCGGGGGACATCTATCAGGCCAATCTCAGCTTCCGGTCCCGCTTTGCCTTCCAGGGTGATCCTTTGGCGCTCTATGCCGGGCTTCGGCAGGCCGCAGGCGCCCGCTACGGCGCCTATGTCGAGGATGGAGAGCGTCACATCCTCAGCCTCTCGCCGGAGCTGTTCTTCGATCTTTCCGCCGATGGCGTTCTCACTGCCAAGCCGATGAAGGGCACCGCCGGGCGAGGTGCCGATCCGGCGGCAGATGCGCGCGCCCAAGAGGCCCTGGCCCAAAGCCCCAAGGACCGCGCCGAAAATCTGATGATCGTCGATCTTTTGCGCAACGATCTTGGCCGCATCGCCGAGACTGGCAGTGTTTCGGTGCCGAGCCTTTTTGCGGTGGAGACCTATCCCACCTTGCATCAGATGGTCTCCACCATCACCGCCAAGCTGAAACCGGAACAGGGCGCCGCCGAGGTCGTGAAGGCGCTGTTTCCTTGCGGCTCGATCACGGGCGCGCCGAAAATCCGCGCCCAGGAAGTTTTGGCCGAATTGGAGGAAAGCTCGCGCGGCGTCTATTGCGGTGCCATCGGCTATTTCGCCCCGGATGGTTCGGCCCGCTTCAATGTTGCCATCCGTACAATGACGATTTCAGGCGGGCGCGGCGAACTCGGTATCGGTGGCGGGGTAGTGCAGGATTCGCGGGGCGAGGACGAATATGCCGAAGCGCTGCTCAAGGCGCGCTATTTCACGCAAGGCCGAAAGCCGCTTGAATTGATCGAGACATTGCGCTGGTCGAAAGCGGAGGGCTTTGTGCGGCTGGAGCGCCATTTTGCCCGCATGGCCCGTTCGGCGGCGGCGCTGGGGCTTTCTTTTGATCCTTCGCGCGCCCAAGACGTGCTCGATGAGGCGACCTATGCGCTCGCGCTGCCGGAGCAGGATGCGGTGGCCCATCGCTTGCGCCTGACACTCGACGAAGCCGGCGAGATCGGCTGCACCACGGGACGCCTCGGCCCCGCCAAAGAGCATTGGCGCTGCACCATCTCTCCGACGCGTCTGCAAAGCACCGACTTGCTTGCCCGCCACAAAACCAATTGGCGTGCCCATTACGAAAGCGCATTTTCCGCCCAATGTCCGCCCTTTGATGAGGTGATCTTCCTCAATGAGAAAGGCGAGGTGGTGGAGGCGAGCCGCACCAACATCTTCGTCGAGCGCGACGGTGTGCTGCTCACCCCGCCGCTATCCTCCGGCTGCCTGCCGGGCATCTTGCGCGAAGAACTGCTCGACACCGACCGCGCGCGTGAGGCGTTGCTCACCCCCGAAGACCTCGAAGGCGGGTTCTATCTCGGCAATTCGTTGCGGGGGCTGATAAGGGCGAGTTTGTAA
- a CDS encoding Hsp20 family protein, whose protein sequence is MNRTVIFNSPFLLGFERLEQLLERTAKSGDGYPPYNIEQAGEDKLRITLAVAGFSREDLQVTVEDRQLLIRGKQSEGEDRNFLHRGIAARQFQRAFVLAEGIEVTAASLEHGLLSIDLERPKSNTIVRTIEIQAGRPALRRSEP, encoded by the coding sequence ATGAACCGGACCGTGATTTTTAACAGCCCGTTCCTTTTGGGCTTCGAGCGCCTCGAACAATTGCTCGAACGCACCGCCAAAAGTGGCGATGGCTATCCCCCTTACAACATTGAACAAGCAGGCGAGGACAAGCTGCGCATTACCCTGGCGGTAGCCGGGTTCTCGCGCGAGGATCTGCAAGTGACGGTGGAAGACCGCCAGCTCCTCATCCGCGGCAAGCAATCAGAAGGGGAAGACCGCAATTTCCTGCATCGCGGGATTGCGGCACGTCAATTTCAGCGGGCCTTCGTGCTCGCCGAGGGGATCGAAGTGACCGCTGCCAGTCTGGAACACGGACTTTTGAGCATCGACCTCGAACGCCCCAAGAGCAACACAATCGTTCGTACCATAGAGATCCAGGCGGGGCGCCCGGCACTGAGGAGGTCCGAGCCATGA